The sequence AAACACGGCGCAGGCCAGCAATGGACGCCTGGCGAGACGGACCGTACTTCAGCTCGAGGGACAAGGTCTTGCCGACCTTCTGGTCCTCGACGGTGTAGTCAGCGATGTAGCCTTCTTGCTTCAAGATCTCGGCGATGCTCGCCTTAAGCTTGGAGGAAGGCATGGACACGGTGTCGTGGTGCGCATTGTTAGCATTGCGCACGCGCGACAGCATATCCGCGATTGGATCTGTCATGGTCATGGAAGTGACCGTTACCTTTCTCGTTGCGGTTCCGACCCACCAATGGCGTTTTCCGTGTGATCTCTCGGGGGCGACTCTGCGCGTCACGCACTCAGTAGCGTGTGATGCTCGCTGCCCAATCCATACACTCGGTCCGCATGCTGGCGAGGGGCCTGCAACAAAGTTGGAAATTCTATGTACTTGGCGGCCTTGGGCACGCTCGTTTACGGGCACAAGTCCGACGTTCGACGATACACGTGATGCGCCTCAGAACAAAATCCAGTTCCGGGCCCTTTTCCGCCACGGAAAAACCAGGAGGCACCAGAGAAACCAGAGGATAAACCAGAGGATATCGCCACTACCCCTGCTTGTGCGCCAGACCTTATTACGCCAGATATATTGGTTTAGCTTGGAATTTAGGTTTACACGACCACAACCCGGGATTTATGTTTTCACAGTCCGTAGAAAATCAGTACTCTAGCGGTTATGACCGCACCATCTGAAGTCTCATCTGAAGTTTCACGTTCAAATCCTGTAGCGAATAAATTCGATAATCCTAAGGTTGGCAACCAAGTCAAGGGCGCCGCCGGCGTTGGGGGTGTGCTGCACGCGATGCAGCACGCTGTTCCCAATCATGCGGTAGGCACCCTCCTCAAGCTGAACAAGCACGGTGGCATCGACTGTCCTGGCTGTGCATGGCCAGAGCCACCACAGTCCGAGCTTGGCATCGTGGAGTTCTGCGAAAACGGCGCTAAAGCAATCGCGCAGGAAACCACGGGCACTCGCGTGACCCGTGAGTTCTTCGCTAACACTACCATCCAGCAGATGCGCGAAATGACTGATTACGAGCTTGACCAGCTCGGCCGTCTGCAAGAACCAATGCTGTATGACCGCTCTCGTGGCGACGAAAAATACCACCCCATTACTTGGGATGAGGCTTTCAAGCTGATCACAGAGCAGCTGCTCAAGACAGAACCTTCTCGCGCGCACTGGTACACCTCCGGTACCGCCGTCAACGAGTCCGCATACGCTTTTGGTCTGCTCGGCCGCCGTCACGGCTCCAATAACCTGCCGGACTGCGCCAACCTCTGCCACGACTCCACCGGTGTCGCTTTGGCGAAGACTGTCGGCGTGGGCAAGGGCTCTGTCACCATGCATGACTTCCACAACGCTGATCTGATCATCTCAGTGGGACAGAACCCAGGCACCAACCACCCACGTGCGCTATCCGCGTTCCACAAGCAGAAGGAAAATGGCGGCAAAATGATCGCCATCAACCCGATGCCCGAGACCGGTTTGATGAAGTTCAAGGAGCCCCAGTCTGTCAAGGGTGTCTTGAATATTCCCGACAAGCTTGCCGACGAATACGTGCAGGTTCGCCTAGACGGCGACCGAGCACTCTTCCAACAGATCAACCGCGAACTTATTCGTCGTGACGCTCTTGACCACAAGTTCTTGGACCAGTTCTGCTCCAATGTTGATGAGACCATCGCCTACCTCAAGTCGCTTGACGACGCCCAACTGGAACGTGGTTCTGGTATTCCGATGTCGCAGGTGCGCAAGATCGTCGACTACGTAGAGAAGGCAGAGACCGTCATCGTTGCGTGGACTCTGGGTGTCACTCAGCACAAGAACGCTGTGAACACGATCCAGGAGATGGTGAACTTCATGCTACTCACCGGCAACTATGGCAAGCCGGGTGCAGGTTCCGCACCGTTTCGTGGACACTCCAACGTGCAGGGGGACCGCACCATGGGTATCTCCGAGAAGATGCCAGAGTGGTTCCTGTCCAACCTGGAGAAGGAATTCGGTTTCGACGTTCCTCGGGAACACGGACGTGGCTCGGTGGAAACTGCGATGGCACTGCGCGACGGCGAGTCAGACTTCTTCATGTCGCTGGGTGGCAACTTTGTTCGCGCCATGTCGGACACCACCGCGGTGGAAGACGGCATGAGCAACAACCAACTGACCGCCCACATGTTGACCAAGCTCAACGCGACGTGCGCATGGCCTGGTGAAAAGGGTCTGATCTTGCCGGTACGCTCCCGCTCCGACTATGACCCGCAGAAGTCTGGGCCGCAGATGACCTCCGTCGAAGCATCCGACTCGAAGATTTCTGGGTCCCGCCCGAAGCGCAAGGCTAACAGCGACCTGGACATAAAGTCCGAAGTTGATGTGATCTGCTCCGTCGGCCGCGAGACTTTCGGCGATGACTTCTGGCAGCCGATGATTGACGACTACGGCGTGATCCGTGACCACATTGCTAACACCATCCCAGGTTTTGAGAACTACAACGAACGCCTCGAGCGCCCAGGTGGGTTCATGCTGCCGCACGCTGCCCGCGAGCGCATCTTCAACACCTCCGACGGTAAGGCACAGCTAACCATCAACGAGACCAACACCATTGAGCTCGAAGAGCACCAGCTGCTGCTGTCCACCGTGCGCAGCCACGACCAGTACAACACCATTTCCTACGGGCTCGATGACCGTTACCGTGGTGTACGCGGTGGCCGCCGCGTACTCTTCATCAACAAGGTTGACCTGGACAAGCGTGGCCTGAAGGATGGCGACTTGGTTGATGTGGTGTCGGTCTACGAGTCTGGTGAGCGTCGTGCAGAGAACTTCCGTCTGGTCGAATATGACCATGCGCGTGACTGCGTGTCTGGCTACTTCCCTGAGCTGAACAACCTGGTTCCTCTCGAGGAGTACGCTCACGGTTCTGAGACCCCAACCTCGAAGTCCGTGGTTGTCCACCTCGAGCCACTGGGCCGTAACGCCCACGACATGAAGTAACCGAAGCTTCTTAAAGTGCACCCACCGCGCCGCACCGGCGCCGTGGGCGTTGTCGTTTCGGGCGCGTATGCTTAAACCCAAACACGAAAGGAATGACCATGAGTAGTGTGCAAACGATCATCGGCCACCTCGACACCACCAGGGACCACCGGGAAAAGCTCTATAAGCACTTCCACCAACACCCAGAATTGTCCATGCAGGAGCATGCAACTGCAGACAAGATTCGTGCAGAACTCGACAGGCTGGGTATCCCCCACCACACGGTTGGAGGCACGGGTGTTGTCGCCACCATCGCAAACGGCGAAGGCCCTGTCGTTGCTACACGTGGCGATACAGATGGCCTACCGATGCAGGAAGACTCGGGCAAAGAGTATGCCTCCACCGCTACACAAGTGGACGAAGCTACCGGCAAGGAAGTCCCTACTGCGCATTCCTGTGGGCACGACATTCACATTATGAGCCTGCTTGGGGCGCTCGAAGCCCTTAATGCCACCAAAGACGCATGGTCGGGCACTTTCATCGCAGTATTCCAACCGGGCGAAGAGACGGCTTCGGGTGCCCGTGCCATGGTTGACGATGGCATCGCTGAACTCATTGGCACCCCAGACGTGTATTTGGGCCAGCACGTTTTAGGCACCCTTCCGCTCGGCGCGGTGGGCACCCGCGTAGGACCGACATTGTCGTCTGCATTTTCCGTCAAGGTCACTATTCATGGCAAAGGTTCACATGGTTCGATGCCAGAACTCAGCGTAGACCCGGTGGTCACGGCAGCGTCGATCGTCGGCAAGCTCCAGACGATTGTGTCACGCGAAGTTGCAGCGGCAGAAACAGCTGTGGTGACTGTGGGCGCGATCCACGCTGGCAGCAAGTCCAATATCATTCCAGATTCGGCTGAACTACTGATCAACACCCGCGCCTACACCGACGCCACCGGCAAGCACCTGCGTGAGGCGATCGAACGACTCGTGCAAGCAGAGTGCCACGGGGCGCGCTGCCCTCAGGAGCCTGAGTTTGAGTATTACGACGTCTACCCTTTAACCGACAACGACGCCGACACCACAGCACGCGTTCGGGAGGCCTTCAATAAGTACTTCGGTGACCAGGCCATGGATTTGGCACCCGTTCCTGCCTCGGAAGATTTCTCCATCATCGCTGATGCAGTAGGAGCCCCCTATACCTTCTGGGGTTTAGGCGGTTTTGAGGACTACGAATATGCCCCAGGCAATCACAACCCGGCATTTGCCCCAGACATCCAGCCCACATTGGATCGTGGCGCTGAAGCTATCATCGTAGCGAGTTCGCCGTGGCTAATTGGAGACATATAATGGCATGTCACGCACACTTTTACAACGAGAGGTAAGAAGAGATGGCCAAAGATAGCCCACAGGAAATCGCATCCACGCACGAGTGGTTGAATCAAGCATCGCAGACCCTGCAGATTTCGCCTGAGCTAACCCGCGAGGTGTTGGGCGACCTGCTCGATCTAACAAAGAATGTCGCACATGGCCCTTCGCGCCCCGCCGCGCCTGTCACCGCATTTTTAATTGGGCTATCCACCGGGCAGGCACAGGAAGCAGGAACGAGTGAGGAGGACCTAGCGGCAGCGGTGCGCGAGCGCATTGCACAGATCAACGCAACGCTCGGGGAGTACCAAGACTAGTGGGACGCATCACCCGCAACTTCGCCGTCACAAAGGTCACGCTTGACGACGACAACATCACTACTGACACGCGAGCAGACAGTGTCACAGTGGAAGAGCCGCTAGAGATACGCAATGGTGGACAGACGCTGACCACCACGATGCGCACACCGGGCAACGATATTGAGCTGGCCCACGGATGGCTCTACGGCGAAGGCATCATCACCGCTGCCGCCCAGGTGTCTGAGGCCCGCTACTGCGCTGGAGCTACCGGCCCCGATGGGCAGAACACGTACAACGTGTTGGAACTCAATGTGTTCACCCAGCAACCGATCGGCCCCGAATTCATCCGTTTAACCACAACCACGAGCGCTTGCGGGGTGTGTGGTACGACCTCAATCGAGGAGATCATGGGCAAAGCGGTTAACCCGATCTCGCCTATCCAGCTCGATGCGCGTCTGGTGTTGGAGCTACCCGAGAAACTTCGTGCAGGCCAGAAACAATTCCGCAAGACCGGCGGGATTCACGCCGCCGGCGCCTTTGATGTGGAGGGCAATCCGGTAGTGATCCGCGAGGACATTGGCCGCCACAACGCCGCCGACAAGGTAATCGGCCACATGCTCATGGAAGGCCTCCTGCCTGCCAAGGACCACGTTCTGGTGATGAGCTCACGTGCTTCCTTTGAGCTGGTACAGAAGGCTGTTATGGCTGGGTTCAGCGGGCTGGTCGCTGTGTCTGCGGCCTCCTCCCTTGCCGTCGAGCTTGCGCGTGAGGCCAACATGGCCTTGGTCGGTTTTGCCCGCCCGGGCCGCTTCAACCTCTATTCTGGCAAGCTTCGTGGCGTCTAGCGCTACAGGTCTAGCGCTACGGGTAGTGGACTAGGACGGCAATGCTGGCCGTTGGCGCAGTCTGGTCTGCCCCAGATCGCTTAAATCACCAGCGTCCATCCCGTTGTAGTAGGCGGTGGCGTTCATTGCCCGCTGTGACTGCTTCGACGTGGCGCGGAGGTTGTTGTCTTCCAGGTAGTTGTCGCGGGCCTCAGTTGCACGGGTGGCATCGTCGATAAGCGCAAGCTCGTAGCCGGCCGATGCTGCCGCCACTGTCTCTTCCGCCTCCGTCAGCCGCGCCGCAACCTGCGAGGCAAAGCCGGACATAAACGAGCGCCGCAATACCACCGTGGAGTACCCCGGCTGTGCTGGCTGGTCCAGGCCTTTGGCCACCATCTGCGGCATGAGCATGCTAAACAGCAGAACAAGGCGCTTAACGTGGCGGCGCAACCCAAACACCATGACCTTTTCCACCTTTGTCGAATTGCGCACGCCCACACTTAACGCCTCGCAGTGCAAAGCTGCGGCCAAGGCCGACAATAATAGCGCCTGCATGTCCGTATAAGCCCCGCTCAACTCGATTTCCTCCATCGCAATGGCATCGCCATCGTCGGCCTGGCTGAGATCCCGCTCATCAAAACCGTAAGTGGCCATGAGGTCGAAGGCTTTGGAGTAAAACACATCGCCTTCCGGTGTGCCGGACCGGTCTGCTGCTTGGTTGAGTAATTTCTGGACTCGTTGCTTAATCTTGTCAATGGAATTGGTGTTCATCGTTCCCCCGATGGTCTCAGTGCTTAACGACGACCAGTTGGTGCCGCTACTTCCTATTCGTACAACAATATGCTGACACGCGCGCCCAGGTGCCTCTCAACCTGTGGATAACTGAGCACCTGTGGATAACCACACGGCCTGCGGCCCCAAGTTGCCCTAGTCCGCAAATCCCCTCCACCCACCACAAACAAACGCTGAGTGTGGAAATCACACTATGGAAATGAGTGTGTTGGAGGAAAAATTCGCTGCGACACACAGAAATCTGCAGTGTGACTTCCACACTCAGGACGCACGGGTGATCCATTCGCTTTTAGCGAGACTTCGTCACTGACAAAGGCGTGCCGTATTTAATGCAAAGTGTCAGTCAGTTTAAATTCGCTTTTAGCGAGACTTCGTCACTGACAGGCCGATGATCCCGACATTAACGCTCTCTACAGGTTTCAATTCGCTTTTAGCGAGGCTTCGTCACTGACGAGATTCTCTCGCGCCGCTGGCCGAAGGCTCGTGGTTTCAATTCGCTTTTAGCGAGACTTCGTCACTGACTCATCAAGATTAACCCTGGGGTTTTCGTCGGAAAGTTTCAATTCGCTTTTAGCGAGACTTCGTCACTGACTCCTAGCGGCAGGGTCTTACATTAGCAGCAACTGCTGTTTCAATTCGCTTTTAGCGAGACTTCGTCACTGACCCCGTTAGTCGGGGTATACAGGCTAAAGAAGACAGTGTTTCAATTCGCTTTTAGCGAGACTTCGTCACTGACCAGGAAGCGAATTTATCTGAAGAGATCCTGCATGCAGTTTCAATTCGCTTTTAGCGAGACTTCGTCACTGACCTGTCCGGATTTACCGAAAAAGAAAAGGAGTAAGGTTTCAATTCGCTTTTAGCGAGACTTCGTCACTGACTTCACAAGACCTCCGGCTTCGGCCGGAACATGAGTTTCAATTCGCTTTTAGCGAGACTTCGTCACTGACCCTACCCGATTTTTATGCCCTTTGTCCAGCGGAAATAGACACCGTTTACACACCAGGCCCAAAAACGCACCTAAAGTCCACCTCCAAAAGACCCAAAAACCACATAACCGCAGGTCAAGGAACTACACACCAGAGGGGGGTATGAGCCCCTCCAGCTACCGGATATTGGCTATTTATATTCATCCTGGGGGTGATGCACACACCCAGTAGCCCATGGTTCCACCACGAAAGGCTACACCACAAACCACATAGCACCACAAACCACGCGACACCACCATCAGGTTCCTCACCAACAAGGCTTCAGCATCAACAGCCTGTCACAGATGTCGTCGATGAGCGCCAATAATGATGCCCTCAACATTAGAAGACGACCCTTCACAAGTCTTTTGGTTTAACCTTCATGCATGCCTGTGGATAACTACACCACCTGCGACCCAACGAGCGTGTTAGTCCTTGTAGACATACTTGGTCTTGTTCAGCCAAGCGTAGACGCCACCGATGAGCAGACCACCGCCGACGAAGTTACCCAGCCACACCATCAGCCAGTTCAACGCAATCGCACCGACGGTGAAGTTGTCCGGGAGCGGGTTAGCAAACAAGGTGATAGACATCAGCGAGAAGTTTGCAATAACGTGTTCGAGACCCAAGCCAACAAAGATCGCAATGATAGGGATAATCACAAAGAACTTAGACACAAAGTCCTTGGCGTAAAGCGCTGCGACAATGGCCATGTTGACCACGAAGTTAGCGCCGATGGCTTCAACAAAGGCCTGCCATGGGCCCTTGTCAAGCTTGCCTTCAGACAAGGTGGAGATCAGGTGGGTATTATCCATGTCACCCAACTTGGCTGATTGGCTCATCAAAAGACCTACCAGTAGTGCTCCGATAAGGTTAAAGAAAGTGGTAACAAAGACAAACCAGATGGCTTTGCCCCACCCGATTTGCCCGGTGGTGGTGCCATAAGAGGCGAACATCATATTGCCAGTAGCCAGGTCCGTGTTGAGGATCACGATGGAGAACAGGCCCAGGCCAAAAAGGGACGCGAAGACCAGCGCACCGAGGCCATGTCCCGGCGCGATAGACTCCGCAGTTTGGCCGGCGACACCAGCAAAAGCGGTACCCAGGGTGAGGTAGACGCCAGCGAGGACCGACCGGACACCGAAGCGTGGTTTGTCATTGTCCAGCAGCTCGATCTTTTTGTTGACACTAGCTTCGGCAATATCGTTCAGCGCCACGTGTGGTCCTTTCGTTGTGCCCCTACCTCCACAAAAGCAGTCGAGCGATAGGAGCTGGACATGGAAACGCCAAAAAGTATAACGTTTCCGCTATATTGCTATCGAATTAACAGCCGTCTTTCTCCCCATGCGGGGGCAACAAAATGATTGAGTCTTAGTGCATCAATTGACTTAGTGCATCAATTTCAGCGATGCTACATCACCTGCTCGCACACGAGACGCGAAAAGCGCCAACCCTTGGTGGGGCTGGCGCTTCATGATTGAGCAACGTGGTTCTTTTTCCGTAGTCGCGTAAGCGACTACGCCTGCTGCATCTTGCCGTCTTTATCCTTGAACGGGAAGCCCAGGTGGCGCAGCAGCGCACGGCCTTCATCGTTGTTGGTCGCGGTGGTCACAACGGTGATGTCCATACCACGTGGACGGTCGATCTTGTCCACGTCGATCTCATAGAACATGGTCTGCTCGGTCAGGCCGAAAGTGTAGTTGCCGTGGCCGTCGAACTGCTGATCACTCAGGCCGCGGAAGTCGCGGATACGTGGCAACGCCACGGTCAGCAGACGGTCCAGGAACTCCCACATGCGGTCGCCGCGCAGGGTAACCTTGGCACCGATTGGCATGCCTTCACGCAACTTGAAGTTTGCGATGGAGGACTTTGCGCGACGTAGCTGAGGCTTCTGGCCGGTGATCGCCGTCAGATCTTCAAGTGCGCCGTTGATGACCTTGGAGTCGCGAGCAGCGTCGCCTACGCCCATGTTGACTACGATCTTGGTCAGGCCTGGGACCTGCATGATGTTGTCATAACCGAACTCTTCGCCCATCTTGCCGCGGATTTCTTCGCGGTAGCGGGCCTTCAGACGCGGGGTGTAATTATCAGCCATCTTAGATGTCCTTCCCGTTCGACTTGGCAACGCGAACCTTCTTACCGTCTTCATCAAAGCGGTAGCCGATGCGGGTTGGGGTGCCGTCGGAATCCAGAATCATCACGTTGGACACGTGGATCGGAGCCTCCTGGGTTACGATGCCGCCGGATTCAGCGCCACGCTCAGTAGCAGAGTTGGCAACGTGCTTCTTGATGCGGTTAACGCCCTCAACGAGGACCTTATCGCGCTTCGGGAAGGCCTGAATGACCTTGCCCTGAGCGCCCTTATCTGGGCCAGAAATAACCTGGACCATGTCACCCTTTTTGATCTTCATGTGACTAGATCACCTCCGGTGCGAGAGAAACGATCTTCATGAACTTCTTGTCACGAAGCTCACGAGCAACCGGGCCGAAGATACGGGTACCGCGTGGCTCATTGTCATTCTTAATAAGAACAGCTGCGTTCTCGTCGAACGAGATATAAGAACCGTCTGGGCGACGGGTTTCTTTCTTCGCGCGCACGATGACAGCGCGAACAATCTCGCCCTGCTTAGCGTTACCGCCTGGGGCTGCTTCCTTCACGGAAGCCACGATGGTGTCGCCGATACCGGCGAAGCGTCGAACAGAACCACCGAGGACACGGATGCACTGAATTTCACGCGCACCAGTGTTGTCGGCGACCTTCAGACGCGATTCTTGCTGAATCACTATGGTCTCCTGACCTGGATTAATGTGCGCCTGATTTCCGTCCAGAACGCACGTGGTCAATGTCTAACGATGCCTGGCATAACAACGAACAAGCGCTCGCAGGCTCGCGCCCGACAAGACGATGGCACGAAACTACACAAACGTGTCGCAGGGTCTCGGCTTCAGCGCTCGGAAATCAACGCATCGTGCCGACCAGCACAGACAACCCGGATATTAAAGCACGA comes from Corynebacterium cystitidis and encodes:
- a CDS encoding FdhF/YdeP family oxidoreductase; amino-acid sequence: MTAPSEVSSEVSRSNPVANKFDNPKVGNQVKGAAGVGGVLHAMQHAVPNHAVGTLLKLNKHGGIDCPGCAWPEPPQSELGIVEFCENGAKAIAQETTGTRVTREFFANTTIQQMREMTDYELDQLGRLQEPMLYDRSRGDEKYHPITWDEAFKLITEQLLKTEPSRAHWYTSGTAVNESAYAFGLLGRRHGSNNLPDCANLCHDSTGVALAKTVGVGKGSVTMHDFHNADLIISVGQNPGTNHPRALSAFHKQKENGGKMIAINPMPETGLMKFKEPQSVKGVLNIPDKLADEYVQVRLDGDRALFQQINRELIRRDALDHKFLDQFCSNVDETIAYLKSLDDAQLERGSGIPMSQVRKIVDYVEKAETVIVAWTLGVTQHKNAVNTIQEMVNFMLLTGNYGKPGAGSAPFRGHSNVQGDRTMGISEKMPEWFLSNLEKEFGFDVPREHGRGSVETAMALRDGESDFFMSLGGNFVRAMSDTTAVEDGMSNNQLTAHMLTKLNATCAWPGEKGLILPVRSRSDYDPQKSGPQMTSVEASDSKISGSRPKRKANSDLDIKSEVDVICSVGRETFGDDFWQPMIDDYGVIRDHIANTIPGFENYNERLERPGGFMLPHAARERIFNTSDGKAQLTINETNTIELEEHQLLLSTVRSHDQYNTISYGLDDRYRGVRGGRRVLFINKVDLDKRGLKDGDLVDVVSVYESGERRAENFRLVEYDHARDCVSGYFPELNNLVPLEEYAHGSETPTSKSVVVHLEPLGRNAHDMK
- a CDS encoding DUF2786 domain-containing protein; translated protein: MNTNSIDKIKQRVQKLLNQAADRSGTPEGDVFYSKAFDLMATYGFDERDLSQADDGDAIAMEEIELSGAYTDMQALLLSALAAALHCEALSVGVRNSTKVEKVMVFGLRRHVKRLVLLFSMLMPQMVAKGLDQPAQPGYSTVVLRRSFMSGFASQVAARLTEAEETVAAASAGYELALIDDATRATEARDNYLEDNNLRATSKQSQRAMNATAYYNGMDAGDLSDLGQTRLRQRPALPS
- the rplX gene encoding 50S ribosomal protein L24: MKIKKGDMVQVISGPDKGAQGKVIQAFPKRDKVLVEGVNRIKKHVANSATERGAESGGIVTQEAPIHVSNVMILDSDGTPTRIGYRFDEDGKKVRVAKSNGKDI
- a CDS encoding DUF6457 domain-containing protein; the protein is MAKDSPQEIASTHEWLNQASQTLQISPELTREVLGDLLDLTKNVAHGPSRPAAPVTAFLIGLSTGQAQEAGTSEEDLAAAVRERIAQINATLGEYQD
- the fdhD gene encoding formate dehydrogenase accessory sulfurtransferase FdhD; the protein is MGRITRNFAVTKVTLDDDNITTDTRADSVTVEEPLEIRNGGQTLTTTMRTPGNDIELAHGWLYGEGIITAAAQVSEARYCAGATGPDGQNTYNVLELNVFTQQPIGPEFIRLTTTTSACGVCGTTSIEEIMGKAVNPISPIQLDARLVLELPEKLRAGQKQFRKTGGIHAAGAFDVEGNPVVIREDIGRHNAADKVIGHMLMEGLLPAKDHVLVMSSRASFELVQKAVMAGFSGLVAVSAASSLAVELAREANMALVGFARPGRFNLYSGKLRGV
- the rplE gene encoding 50S ribosomal protein L5 gives rise to the protein MADNYTPRLKARYREEIRGKMGEEFGYDNIMQVPGLTKIVVNMGVGDAARDSKVINGALEDLTAITGQKPQLRRAKSSIANFKLREGMPIGAKVTLRGDRMWEFLDRLLTVALPRIRDFRGLSDQQFDGHGNYTFGLTEQTMFYEIDVDKIDRPRGMDITVVTTATNNDEGRALLRHLGFPFKDKDGKMQQA
- the rplN gene encoding 50S ribosomal protein L14, which gives rise to MIQQESRLKVADNTGAREIQCIRVLGGSVRRFAGIGDTIVASVKEAAPGGNAKQGEIVRAVIVRAKKETRRPDGSYISFDENAAVLIKNDNEPRGTRIFGPVARELRDKKFMKIVSLAPEVI
- the rpsH gene encoding 30S ribosomal protein S8; this encodes MTMTDPIADMLSRVRNANNAHHDTVSMPSSKLKASIAEILKQEGYIADYTVEDQKVGKTLSLELKYGPSRQASIAGLRRVSKPGLRVYAKSTDLPQVIGGLGVAIISTSQGLLTDREAREKGVGGEVLAYVW
- a CDS encoding formate/nitrite transporter family protein, translated to MALNDIAEASVNKKIELLDNDKPRFGVRSVLAGVYLTLGTAFAGVAGQTAESIAPGHGLGALVFASLFGLGLFSIVILNTDLATGNMMFASYGTTTGQIGWGKAIWFVFVTTFFNLIGALLVGLLMSQSAKLGDMDNTHLISTLSEGKLDKGPWQAFVEAIGANFVVNMAIVAALYAKDFVSKFFVIIPIIAIFVGLGLEHVIANFSLMSITLFANPLPDNFTVGAIALNWLMVWLGNFVGGGLLIGGVYAWLNKTKYVYKD
- a CDS encoding amidohydrolase: MTMSSVQTIIGHLDTTRDHREKLYKHFHQHPELSMQEHATADKIRAELDRLGIPHHTVGGTGVVATIANGEGPVVATRGDTDGLPMQEDSGKEYASTATQVDEATGKEVPTAHSCGHDIHIMSLLGALEALNATKDAWSGTFIAVFQPGEETASGARAMVDDGIAELIGTPDVYLGQHVLGTLPLGAVGTRVGPTLSSAFSVKVTIHGKGSHGSMPELSVDPVVTAASIVGKLQTIVSREVAAAETAVVTVGAIHAGSKSNIIPDSAELLINTRAYTDATGKHLREAIERLVQAECHGARCPQEPEFEYYDVYPLTDNDADTTARVREAFNKYFGDQAMDLAPVPASEDFSIIADAVGAPYTFWGLGGFEDYEYAPGNHNPAFAPDIQPTLDRGAEAIIVASSPWLIGDI